The following are from one region of the Myotis daubentonii chromosome 2, mMyoDau2.1, whole genome shotgun sequence genome:
- the GOLT1B gene encoding vesicle transport protein GOT1B: MISLTDTQKIGMGLTGFGVFFLFFGMILFFDKALLAIGNVLFVAGLAFVIGLERTFRFFFQKHKMKATGFFLGGVFVVLVGWPLIGMIFEIYGFFLLFRGFFPVVVGFIRRVPVLGSILNLPGIRSFVDKVGESNNMV; this comes from the exons ATGATCTCCTTAACGGACACCCAGA AAATTGGAATGGGATTAACAGGATTTGGAGTGTTTTTCCTGTTCTTTGGAATGATTCTCTTTTTTGACAAAGCACTACTGGCTATTGGAAAT gTTTTATTTGTGGCTGGCTTGGCTTTTGTAATTGGTTTAGAAAGAACATTCAGATTCTTCTtccaaaaacataaaatgaaagccACAGGATTTTTCCTGGGTGGCGTATTTGTAGTCCTTGTTGGTTGGCCTTTGATAGGTATGATCTTCGAAATTTATGGATTCTTTCTTTTGTTCAG GGGCTTCTTTCCTGTGGTCGTTGGCTTCATTAGAAGAGTGCCAGTTCTTGGATCTATCTTGAATTTACCCGGCATTAGATCA